CTAGTGGTGGCGCTGACCGCCGGTGGTCCCGGAACGTCGTCGTGGCTGCCCGCCAACTTCATGTACACCTTCGCGTTCGATCGCAGCCAACTCGGAGTCGGCGCGGCGTCGGCCATGATGATGCTGTTCACCGTGGTCGCGGTCCTCGTCCCGCTGATGTATGCCGAATCGAGAAGGACGCGCCATGGCGCCTAGAATGACCATTGGACGCGCCACCATCTACGCGGTGCTGGTCCTTTTCGCCCTTTATTTCCTGCTCCCCATTTACGTCATGCTGTCGACTTCGCTCAAGGAGCTCGACGAACTGCGCGCCGGCCACATGCTGGCGCCGCCGGCACGGTTGACGGTGATGCCATGGCTCAAGGCCTGGAGCGAGGCTTGTACCGGCGTGCGATGCGAAGGCCTGGCTCCCTTCTTCTTCAATTCCATCCGAATGGTGATTCCGGCCGTTCTGATCTCGGCGATCATCGGCGCATTCAACGGCTACATCCTGGCCCATTGGCGATTCCGGGCTGCCGATCTGCTATTCACGTTGCTGCTGGTAGGCTTCTTCATTCCGTACCAGGTGGTGATCCTGCCGATGGCCCAATTGCTTGGCCGCCTGGGTCTTTCCAATACCCTGACCGGGCTCATTTTCGTTCACATCGTTTACGGCGTGGCGTTTACGACCATGCTTTATCGGAACTTCTACGTCAGCGTACCGCCGGAGCTGGTCAAGGCGGCGCGGGTCGACGGGGCAGGTTTCTTCACCATCTTCTTCCGCATCCTGCTGCCGCTGTCGTGGCCGACCTTTGCCGTCGGCGTCATCTGGCAGTTCACCCAGATTTGGAACGACTTCCTGTTCGGCGTCATCTTCTCCGGTGCCGACTCGATGCCAATCACCGTGGCGCTCAACAATCTCGTCAACACCTCGGAGGGCGTCAAGGAATACAACGTTGACATGGCCGGGGCGATCATCACCGCCCTGCCGACCCTGGTGGTCTACATCGTCGGCGGTCGGTTCTTCCTGCGCGGCCTGATGGCTGGAGCCATGAAGGGCTAAGGGACAATCCAAAACGAAACGGTTCGAGAAATGGCCACACTTTCCATCCGCAATATTCACAAGAATTTCGGCGCCCTCCCGGTCCTTCAGGGAGTCAATATCGATGTCGACGACGGGCAGTTTCTGATCCTGGTCGGTGGGTCGGGGTGTGGCAAGACCACCCTGCTCAACATCATCGCCGGGCTGGAAACGGCGACCTCCGGCGAGATCCTGATCGGCGGCAAGGTGGTAAACGATTTGCCGCCCCGCGATCGCGACATCGCCATGGTGTTCCAGTCCTATGCGCTCTATCCGTCGATGACGGTGCGCGAGAATATCTCGTTCGGCCTTAGCATCCGCAAAGTGCCGAAGACCGAACAGCAGGCCATCGTCAAGCGCGTGTCGGAGATGCTGCAAATCTCTCATCTCCTCGACCGCAAGCCCAGCCAGTTGTCAGGGGGGCAGCGCCAGCGCGTCGCCATGGGGCGCGCGCTGGCGCGTGATCCCGTGATGTTCCTGTTCGACGAACCGCTGTCCAATCTCGATGCGCAGTTGCGCGTCGAGATGAGGGCCGAGATCAAGCTGATGCACCAGCGGCTCGGCACCACCGTCTGCTATGTCACCCATGACCAAATCGAGGCGATGACGCTCGGCGAACGGATTGCCGTCATGAAGGACGGCGTCGTCCAGCAACTGGGATGCCCTCAGGAGATCTATGACTCGCCAGCGAACATGTTCGTGGCCGGCTTCATCGGCGCACCGCCCATGAACTGCGTCCCGGGGAAACTCATCGAGGCTGGTTCGGGGCTTGGGTTCGAACTCGATACGGTGTGCGAACGCACTATCCTGAATCTGCCGATCACCCGCGCCAAGGCTCAAGTGTACGTCG
The nucleotide sequence above comes from Shumkonia mesophila. Encoded proteins:
- a CDS encoding carbohydrate ABC transporter permease produces the protein MTIGRATIYAVLVLFALYFLLPIYVMLSTSLKELDELRAGHMLAPPARLTVMPWLKAWSEACTGVRCEGLAPFFFNSIRMVIPAVLISAIIGAFNGYILAHWRFRAADLLFTLLLVGFFIPYQVVILPMAQLLGRLGLSNTLTGLIFVHIVYGVAFTTMLYRNFYVSVPPELVKAARVDGAGFFTIFFRILLPLSWPTFAVGVIWQFTQIWNDFLFGVIFSGADSMPITVALNNLVNTSEGVKEYNVDMAGAIITALPTLVVYIVGGRFFLRGLMAGAMKG
- a CDS encoding ABC transporter ATP-binding protein, whose product is MATLSIRNIHKNFGALPVLQGVNIDVDDGQFLILVGGSGCGKTTLLNIIAGLETATSGEILIGGKVVNDLPPRDRDIAMVFQSYALYPSMTVRENISFGLSIRKVPKTEQQAIVKRVSEMLQISHLLDRKPSQLSGGQRQRVAMGRALARDPVMFLFDEPLSNLDAQLRVEMRAEIKLMHQRLGTTVCYVTHDQIEAMTLGERIAVMKDGVVQQLGCPQEIYDSPANMFVAGFIGAPPMNCVPGKLIEAGSGLGFELDTVCERTILNLPITRAKAQVYVGRDVILGLRPERIFDERDTHTAGSDNLQSIEVRVDVVEPTGADTMVFTQLNGKRAICRVHPAAEPRPHENRRLTFDVSKAVLFDPGSGERIA